In the Malaya genurostris strain Urasoe2022 chromosome 1, Malgen_1.1, whole genome shotgun sequence genome, one interval contains:
- the LOC131425790 gene encoding uncharacterized protein LOC131425790, translated as MRKATERLVVVLFWVGIANCADATFGFKDCAGSESILTCYGSRIVQNVVKRLSSEKSLKLMPGVEIVSVNHNDDGPDRTVSNEISNEREGVLERIGRYLENHALKINLGDVVQRNLIQDVVRSSLSTVHRQLAENFEEARKKDKGGLGLVVMMGLMMGKMLGALGVGSVAMLAMKALGVSMMALLLSSIIGLKKLSESGDHKGRQSDVDIRVSTADRADLAGGYDYGYDPAEVMRRRRGRRRRRSLETKLSPFRGWSEMLQ; from the exons ATGAGAAAAGCCACGGAACGATTAGTGGTTGTGCTTTTCTGGGTGGGAATAGCAAACTGTGCGgatgcgactttcggtttcaaaGATTGTGCTGGATCGGAAAGCATCTTGACTTGTTATGGTTCAAGAATAGTGCAAAATGTAGTGAAACGATTGTCGTCGGAAAAGTCTCTAAAACTGATGCCCGGAGTTGAGATCGTATCCGTCAATCACAACGACGACGGGCCGGATCGAACAGTCAGTAACGAAATCAGTAACGAACGTGAAGGAGTCCTGGAACGGATCGGAAGATATCTTGAAAACCACGCTCTGAAGATCAACTTAGGTGACGTAGTGCAAAGAAACTTGATTCAGGATGTGGTGCGGTCATCGCTGTCAACGGTCCACCGACAGTTGGCTGAGAATTTTGAAG AAGCTCGCAAAAAGGACAAGGGTGGCCTCGGTCTCGTCGTGATGATGGGACTGATGATGGGCAAAATGCTCGGCGCATTGGGCGTCGGTAGCGTCGCAATGCTAGCCATGAAGGCCCTCGGTGTGTCGATGATGGCCCTGCTGCTGTCATCCATAATCGGACTGAAAAAACTAAGCGAAAGTGGAGATCACAAGGGCCGCCAGAGTGATGTGGACATACGTGTATCCACGGCTGATCGGGCCGATCTAGCCGGTGGTTATGATTACGGATATGATCCTGCGGAGGTGATGCGTCGGCGACGGGGACGTCGACGCCGACGATCACTGGAAACGAAACTTTCGCCCTTCCGTGGTTGGAGCGAAATGCTAcagtag